The DNA window gcatgcCAAACACAGCTAATATTACAAGTACATTTTACTATTGCCTCCTCTTTGTATTAACATAGAATCAAATAGcaccaatgaaaaaaaaaatctgaaattgaatTGCAGGGTACAAGAGGATACACATGAGACAAGAGATACAGAGAATGGTACCTAAGAACATATAATTTATTCGTCAGATTACATACAAAAACCAGTTCTTAGTAGGCTAATCTATCATTACCATTGACCACTTTTTGCGTCCAAGAACTGAACAAGAGAATTAGTTCCACTAAAATGTTATCAAGATGCCAAAtaatgcaaaataaaataagatttgATGTTGAATGGGATTCTCAATCTGGTCCTAAAGATTTTGGAGTTTAACTCCATAAGTAGGCCAAAAGAAGGACCAATTATTGCCTCCAAATTGCCACCTTAGATTCCAAAGACTCCCTAAATGAAGTTCATAATCTTCAAGTGTATAAAAATCATCAACTTCATCTCCAAGGTAGGTGAGGGTCTGTTGCTGCCATGGAATTCCAGACAAATCTTCAATCTTCTCCTTCACGGTACCTATTACATCCATAGGTTTTAGATCGACTGAGATCACTTCATCACTTGGAATGCCAACATTAACTTGAATATTGCATCCCAATGGGAGGAACGCCCTTGATGCAATGTCATAATGTGCTAGAGTTAGCTCATTCTTCAGTCGAGTTTCACCGAGGAAGAGACAATGTGGATTGAGAATTCCTCTACTAATCATATACTCTTGTGGAATCATCCCAATTATCTCATCAATGGTATTACAGCTCTTCACTTCAAGCATAATAATATTGCCGCCATTCCCTTTCACTTGAGGTCTCTTGATAAATATATGTATTGGATGACAATGAATAGATAAGTAGAGAGCTGAGTTATCttcaataggaaaaattacatccccctcccctatagtttgctGAAATTACgcgtggatccaagggtttgagcaAATTACGCCCCCTCCCTTGAAGCATGAAAGTTTCTTACATTTGAGTCAAACCCGTTAGTGGCCTGAGTTTGAATCTGTTATGTGGTGATGCCACATTTTTTATACCTAATATACCCCCAGAAAGAGGAACAATCACATCGTCTTCATCATCCAAGCCCTAACTGCAACCCTCTCAATCTCATCGTCTTCATCATCCAAGCCATAACTCTCATCGTCTTCATCCACTGTGAGAAGACGACGACATCTTCGCGAAGACGACGACTGGGTTCTTGTTGTGATTTCACTCGGTTGTTGCTACGATTTCACTGGGTTTTTGCAAATGATTTCATGACCTCTGTGCATTTCACTGGGTTCTTGCAAATGACATGCGCTCTGTCATCGGAGCACCTTTGCAAATCGCGCTCACGGAAGGTTTGATTGATTGGGTTCTTGCCGTGATTCCATTCTGAATTGGTAAGAGGACCCTGTGAATCTTCAAAtttataaagagaaaaaggaaaatctatGCATATCTTCAATAGACCTTGCTATCGAACCAAGTGTACATATTATTGAATTTTAGCCTGTAATGAATCTATTCATACCCTGCTTTATGCCATATATCCCTCATTATATTGTAGGCCTAGGGTTTTGCTTTTGGGTAAGGTTCTGACTTGTTGCTTCTTTGATTTTACTTATTGAAAGATATTTGTTGCTTAGGAGAGAAACATTTGGAATTTTATTACTTCTCTGCAGAAAAATGTGCTTTCTTTTGAAACTCAGTAAACCTCTTAAGATCATTGAATAGACACATACTAACTGCTTTAGTTTCTCTCTCagttcgtttttttttttcttcaacttgCAGGTCCTCCCTGCATCAAGGTTAGATTTACACAGAATAGGAAAGGTAAGGTTAAAATTACACAAAGATAGAATTCTGGATTTGTGAGAATAGATTAGgacatgatatttttatttggctaaaatttcCTCTCAGTTTGTTTGCTAGCTGAAAGTAGTTTAGTTGGTTGTTTAATGTGGGCATGCTGTATgacatgatatttttatttctttgttatgtAGTGATGGAGTTGCAGTGTAGAGTTCAGTTTAATTAATGGGAGAGATATGCGAAGAAGGTTATAGGCCCAGAAAGATATAGTTATATAGAGTTGCTATGTGATGTTTATAGCACTGTGGTAGATCATATCCCTGTTGGTCATGATGTGACATTCAAAATGAAGTCTATACTTCCAAACAATGAAGAGGTGATATTGGGAGATGAGAGCTCTGTACTACGACTGTTATCTTTAAATACACATCAAGATGTTATAAAAGTGACTGTGTTTGATCTTACATGAAGTGATATGGAGAAAGACCGTTGTACCATCAACTCACATTTCAACAACGTTATCACAAGGGACATTACTTTATATGGACATTGTTATAGAATGGATGGTGATGGTTATGGATACCAGAACATAAGAAGAAATAAGGCAAAACAACCTGTTATCAGAGGGGGTTCCAATGCAATGGCCAGTAGCACGCATGTAGGGGTTCCAatgtttttgtttatgattCAGAAGATCATGGTGAATTGAGTGGCAGTGAAAGTGAGCTTAAAGATTTTGATGAAGACAATGATGTAGAGTGTGAGCATGAGAAGGATGTAGGTAGTGAGCATGAGAAGGAAGAAGGCAGCTATGATGAGCTAGATGATTATGATTCAAATGTATATGATCTAGATGATTTTGAGCTAATAATTTTCcatgatgatagtgatgatagTAACTTTAATGTTGGAGTAATTTATCTTGATGTGAATGAGTTCAGAGTTAAGCTTAAAGAGTTTGCTATCCGCCATAGTTTTGAGCTCATATTTGAAAGAAATGAGAAGGCAAGGGTCACAACGAGGTATGCAGGAAAGGGTTGTACATGGAGAGTTCATGCCTCACCATCCGATCATGGGGCTGCATTCTTATTGAAGACCCTGAACCCAAACCACACTTGTACATGACAGTCTGGTCATAAGCTTATTACCTCACATTGGATAGTTGAGAAACTTGAATCTGAGCTACGGGCTGACCTTAAGCTGGATCATGATGCTATGGCTGCTGTACCATACAAGAACTATGGGGTCAATTGTGATGTTCcatatatgaaattttatagAACCTGACAAATTGCATTGGAAAAAAATGAAGGTAGTCACTTAAAGTCATATTCTTTTTTACCTACATATGGTAGGCTAATACTGCATAAGAACCCAGAATATCTTTTTAAACTCCAGTATGAACACATAAATGACATGTGAGCATCACCAATAGTCAAGAGGTTGTTTGTTTGCTTCCATGCATGTAAGGAAGACTTTATGAATGGTTGTAAACTATTCTTGGGAATTGATGGTTGCCATTTGAAGGGCAAGTATGGTGGTGTTTTATTATCAACTATAGCTATTGATGGGAACAACGAGGTGTTACCAATTGCCTATGGAATtgtgaaaattgaaaataaagcaAGTTGGTGATTTTTCCTTGAATGTTTATATAAAGCACTGGGAACTGCTGGTGATAACACTTCTTTGATATTAAGGTATGCCATTCCATTCCTTCAAGACaacattagtttttttttttaatttttatgaatGGTTAGTATTTAATTGATTGAATTGCGTGTTTCATAGGGACTGACAGATGTCATCCATGATATCTTTTTCAATGCTCACATTCGAAATTGTAGTAGACACATTTATGTGAATTTCAAGGGAAAATATAATAGTCTCTTGTTGACATACTTCTGGGAAGCTTCCACAGCACCTACTATGCATCTATTTCAGAGTGCAATGAATTCCATCAAAGAGATCAACAACAAGGCATATGAGTGGTTAAAGAAGAAGCCGCCAATATTATGGTCTCGACATGCTTTCCATATTGGTTGTAAGAATGATGCAACCACTAACAATATGACAGAAAGTTTTAACAACTACGTTGGAC is part of the Macadamia integrifolia cultivar HAES 741 chromosome 9, SCU_Mint_v3, whole genome shotgun sequence genome and encodes:
- the LOC122089680 gene encoding polyubiquitin-like, with the translated sequence MLEVKSCNTIDEIIGMIPQEYMISRGILNPHCLFLGETRLKNELTLAHYDIASRAFLPLGCNIQVNVGIPSDEVISVDLKPMDVIGTVKEKIEDLSGIPWQQQTLTYLGDEVDDFYTLEDYELHLGSLWNLRWQFGGNNWSFFWPTYGVKLQNL